A window from Centropristis striata isolate RG_2023a ecotype Rhode Island chromosome 2, C.striata_1.0, whole genome shotgun sequence encodes these proteins:
- the LOC131993167 gene encoding uncharacterized protein LOC131993167 encodes MSERRARLRPEAEATQFVLSGGDKPCLKVQWINDYKGRGVFACAPIEKGSFVVEYRGELISPCERDKRQKKYTEKQNAFLFDFKWNNSSWCIDASREDDSLGRLVNDGHKSSNCKVKKMTVQGKPHLCLFAIEEIQAESEITYDYGKSQWPWRALTPSVQILTQSSVDEEVSERSTSSFQQTPSVQILTQSSVDEEVSERSTSSFQQTPSVQILTQSSVDEEVSERSTSSFQQTPSVQILTQSSVDEEVSERSTSSFQQTPSVQILTQSSVDEEVSERSTSSFQQTPSVQILTQSSVDEEVSERSTSSFQQVSQTTGGVPFQQTATAKQMSTDESSDCTDYEDIDYVPDSSGNSSDESLCSNELEITDSHAPKKLLQDMLVGIATAHSGEITGSDKPTSFSSPLRSSSHSTSVMSCSANSSGNTSHNHSSIKVAPLPNPAKQSKYNKKQYCLYCKKAISKLARHLESAHGNQPDVARAFGFNKRSRQRRDLLRSIKKRGNFNHNATAATSGAGEMVACRRPTTARESDGYRHCKFCQGLYARDCLWRHVRNCPQKPIEGEPPAGRKRIQLELPKPNQIHEAVWKIACEMNQDDISLVVRSERHILSLGESLYNARKPHERRNDYIRQKMREMARLLITARAMTPLKSTEDLVMPSNFPQVIQAVRAVAGYELESNSYKTPSLALKLGHSLAKVAGIVQCDAIIANRHDVAELAKQFATLYEKKWTESISAAALGTLKQAKWNKPQVLPFTQDVSLLHKFLATESAKCMKDLKENRNSITFGNLAKVTLTQVVLFNRKRQGEVSKMELQVFTSRNRTELNPDIMIGLTEFERKLARHFDRVEIRGKGSRMVPVLLTPDMIAAMDLLMTNRNDCQVCTENVYLFARPGVLSHYRGSDCFRKYAKQCGAKYPEALTSTRLRKQVATLSTVLNLKENEMDQLATFLGHNIRVHREFYRLPESTLQLAKVSKLLMAMEKGKLSDLQGKGLDDIEINPDDEVTTSDDDSSEETIADRHQHKGSRTETPGDPSHALDSTTLDSMDGTSDSTTLDNMEGTSDSTTLDNMEGTSASATSDNKNGNTEPRNDSQQSTALQVGTSQASSKCSNGKQDGKVRSKWTGDEVRAVEQHMLHFITSCRVPGKRDCDSCLQAEPVALKDRDWVAIKYYIHNRIIALKRKMNR; translated from the exons ATGTCAGAAAGAAGAGCCAGACTTCGTCCTGAGGCTGAGGCTActcagtttgttttatctgGAGGTGACAAGCCTTGTTTAAAGGTCCAGTGGATCAATGACTATAAAG GACGTGGTGTATTTGCCTGTGCACCAATTGAAAAGGGATCCTTTGTGGTCGAGTACCGTGGGGAGTTGATCTCACCATGTGAACGGGACAAGCGGCAGAAAAAGTACACAGAGAAGCAAAATGCTTTCCTGTTTGATTTTAAATGGAACAATAGCTCATGGTG CATTGATGCTTCCCGTGAAGACGACTCACTGGGCCGGCTGGTTAATGATGGCCACAAGTCCTCAAactgcaaagtgaaaaaaatgacagtcCAGGGTAAACCTCATCTTTGCTTGTTTGCTATTGAAGAAATCCAAGCAGAGAGTGAAATAACCTATGACTATGGAAAATCTCAGTGGCCATGGCGAGCTCTG ACACCAAGTGTTCAGATCCTGACTCAATCTTCTGTAGACGAAGAAGTGAGCGAGAGATCCACTTCATCCTTCCAACAG ACACCAAGTGTTCAGATCCTGACTCAATCTTCTGTAGACGAAGAAGTGAGCGAGAGATCCACTTCATCCTTCCAACAG ACACCAAGTGTTCAGATCCTGACTCAATCTTCTGTAGACGAAGAAGTGAGCGAGAGATCCACTTCATCCTTCCAACAG ACACCAAGTGTTCAGATCCTGACTCAATCTTCTGTAGACGAAGAAGTGAGCGAGAGATCCACTTCATCCTTCCAACAG ACACCAAGTGTTCAGATCCTGACTCAATCTTCTGTAGACGAAGAAGTGAGCGAGAGATCCACTTCATCCTTCCAACAG ACACCAAGTGTTCAGATCCTGACTCAATCTTCTGTAGACGAAGAAGTGAGCGAGAGATCCACTTCATCCTTCCAACAG GTCAGCCAGACCACTGGAGGTGTCCCCTTCCAACAGACAGCTACTGCAAAGCAA ATGTCTACTGATGAATCTTCAGATTGTACAGATTATGAAGATATTGACTATGTTCCAGACTCAAGTGGCAATTCCTCAGATGAAAGTCTTTGTAGTAACGAACTGGAAATCACAGACTCTCATGCTCCCAAAAAACTGTTACAGGACATGCTAGTGGGGATAGCTACAGCACACAGTGGGGAGATCACTGGTTCAGATAAACCTACAAGTTTTAGTTCGCCACTGAGGAGCAGCAGTCATAGCACTTCAGTGATGAGTTGCAGTGCCAATTCATCAGGGAATACATCACACAATCACAGCTCCATAAAAGTCGCTCCATTGCCAAACCCAGCAAAACAAAGCAAGTACAACAAGAAGCAATATTGTCTTTATTGTAAAAAGGCCATTTCTAAATTGGCAAGACACCTTGAATCCGCCCACGGGAATCAGCCTGATGTTGCAAGGGCTTTCGGTTTTAATAAAAGGTCCCGCCAAAGAAGAGATTTGTTACGCTCTATCAAGAAGAGGGGAAACTTTAACCATAATGCTACCGCGGCAACCTCTGGTGCTGGAGAAATGGTTGCTTGTCGAAGACCCACTACAGCAAGAGAGTCTGATGGTTATCGTCATTGCAAGTTTTGTCAAGGACTATATGCAAGAGATTGCCTTTGGAGACATGTGAGAAACTGCCCTCAGAAGCCCATTGAGGGAGAGCCTCCTGCTGGGCGAAAACGGATCCAACTGGAATTACCAAAACCTAATCAAATTCATGAAGCTGTTTGGAAGATTGCCTGTGAAATGAACCAGGATGACATTTCCTTGGTAGTAAGGAGTGAAAGACACATTCTAAGCCTTGGTGAGTCACTGTACAATGCCAGGAAACCACATGAGAGAAGGAATGATTACATACGGCAAAAAATGAGAGAGATGGCAAGATTATTGATAACGGCAAGAGCTATGACACCTTTGAAGAGCACAGAAGACCTTGTTATGCCGAGTAACTTTCCCCAGGTCATACAAGCAGTCAGAGCTGTTGCTGGTTATGAGTTGGAAAGCAACTCATATAAAACCCCATCCTTGGCTTTGAAATTGGGGCACAGTTTGGCCAAAGTTGCAGGCATTGTGCAGTGCGATGCCATCATTGCAAATCGCCATGATGTTGCAGAGTTAGCCAAGCAATTTGCCACTCTGTATGAGAAAAAGTGGACAGAGTCCATTTCAGCTGCTGCATTGGGTACACTTAAACAAGCCAAATGGAATAAACCACAGGTTTTACCATTTACACAGGATGTGTCGCTGCTGCACAAGTTTCTTGCCACCGAATCTGCTAAGTGCATGAAGGACCTGAAGGAAAACCGCAACAGCATAACCTTCGGAAATCTTGCTAAAGTGACTTTAACGCAGGTAGTACTATTTAACAGAAAAAGGCAAGGGGAAGTTTCAAAAATGGAGCTCCAGGTTTTCACATCCCGGAATCGCACAGAGTTGAATCCTGACATTATGATCGGCCTTACTGAGTTTGAAAGGAAGCTTGCAAGGCACTTTGACAGAGTTGAGATTCGTGGTAAAGGGTCAAGAATGGTACCTGTGCTTCTCACACCTGACATGATCGCTGCAATGGACCTCCTCATGACAAACAGGAATGACTGTCAAGTCTGCACAGAGAATGTGTACTTGTTTGCACGCCCAGGTGTCCTTTCCCATTACAGAGGCTCTGACTGCTTTCGCAAGTATGCTAAACAATGTGGTGCAAAGTACCCAGAGGCCCTCACCTCAACAAGATTGCGGAAACAAGTCGCCACTTTGTCCACAGTACTAAAccttaaagaaaatgaaatggaTCAACTTGCCACCTTCCTCGGACACAACATCCGTGTCCACAGAGAATTCTACCGGCTTCCAGAGAGTACCCTGCAGCTTGCAAAAGTCAGCAAACTGTTGATGGCAATGGAAAAAGGAAAACTGTCTGATCTGCAAGGGAAAGGGCTGGATGACATTGAGATCAATCCTGACG ATGAAGTAACCACGAGTGATGATGATTCCAGCGAAGAAACCATTGCTGACCGACATCAACACAAAG GCTCAAGAACTGAGACTCCTGGGGATCCAAGCCATGCACTTGACTCAACCACCCTGGACAGCATGGATGGCACGTCTGACTCAACTACCTTGGACAACATGGAGGGCACTTCTGACTCAACTACCTTGGACAACATGGAGGGCACTTCTGCTTCAGCCACATCGGACAACAAAAACGGCAACACTGAACCAAGAAATG ATTCCCAGCAGAGCACAGCACTTCAAGTGGGTACATCCCAAGCATCCTCAAAGTGCTCCAATGGAAAGCAAG ATGGGAAGGTGAGAAGCAAGTGGACAGGTGACGAAGTGAGGGCTGTTGAGCAGCACATGTTGCATTTCATAACGAGCTGCAGAGTACCAGGTAAAAGGGACTGTGACTCCTGCCTCCAAGCAGAGCCGGTAGCTCTAAAAGACAGAGACTGGGTTGCCATCAAATACTACATTCACAACAGAATCATAGCATTAAAAAGGAAGATGAATAGATAG